From a single Leptospira levettii genomic region:
- a CDS encoding phosphoribosyl-AMP cyclohydrolase — MIQIPSDKDIVILTKSKFLSHDVSVKVLNTQQTISMIQDFDFENNQLFVDCDEDCFLEIVPTIKLSTKQLLWENGKLLLSQNELDTILNAMPSLSPFLAQDMTGKDLMLAWGKTESLVSAIESGFGTYFSRSRNGKWVKGEESGHLQNLKQIYLHSNPFFVQYIADQVGAACHTGYYSCFFRELGQNESVSFVYSNKVGE; from the coding sequence ATGATCCAAATTCCAAGTGATAAAGATATTGTGATCCTGACAAAATCTAAGTTTTTATCCCACGATGTTTCGGTAAAAGTTTTGAATACACAACAAACTATCTCTATGATCCAAGATTTTGATTTCGAAAACAATCAATTGTTTGTTGATTGTGATGAAGATTGTTTTTTAGAAATTGTACCCACCATAAAATTGTCCACCAAGCAATTGTTATGGGAAAATGGTAAATTATTACTCAGTCAGAATGAATTGGATACAATCTTAAACGCAATGCCATCCCTCTCTCCTTTTTTAGCCCAAGATATGACAGGAAAAGATTTGATGTTGGCTTGGGGCAAAACTGAAAGTTTGGTGAGTGCAATTGAATCAGGTTTTGGTACTTATTTTAGTCGTTCGCGGAATGGAAAATGGGTAAAAGGGGAAGAGTCAGGTCATTTACAAAACCTCAAACAGATTTACCTTCATTCAAATCCTTTTTTTGTGCAGTATATCGCCGATCAAGTGGGTGCAGCATGCCATACAGGTTATTATTCTTGTTTTTTTAGAGAACTTGGTCAGAATGAATCAGTCTCATTCGTCTATTCTAATAAAGTAGGAGAGTAA
- a CDS encoding rhodanese-like domain-containing protein, producing MNRMILIVIVTVAVLFIIFQLKNASGMNQSQLKEKIDAGALVVDVRTVAEFNSGHFPTAKNIPIDEVSKRVDEFGDKNQTIIVYCASGGRSGSAKSFLESIGYKQVINAGGLSNMPNP from the coding sequence TTGAATCGAATGATCCTCATTGTTATCGTAACCGTCGCTGTTTTATTCATCATTTTCCAATTGAAGAATGCTTCTGGAATGAACCAATCACAACTCAAAGAAAAAATTGATGCTGGTGCTCTAGTCGTCGACGTGAGAACTGTCGCTGAATTTAATTCCGGCCATTTCCCTACTGCGAAAAATATTCCAATTGATGAAGTATCCAAACGAGTCGATGAATTCGGTGATAAAAATCAAACTATTATCGTTTATTGTGCGTCAGGTGGTAGAAGTGGAAGTGCCAAATCCTTTTTAGAATCAATTGGATACAAACAAGTCATCAATGCTGGTGGTTTGTCGAATATGCCAAATCCTTAA
- a CDS encoding nuclear transport factor 2 family protein produces MNANEELIQKFYTAFQNKDGQTMVSLYHPEIQFEDPAFGKLSGKEAGAMWLMLLEKSQNLTIRFSNIKANDTEGSANWEADYSFSKTGRLVQNKIQAKFTFKDGKIIQHKDQFSMWKWLGMAMGPVGYLLGWWPALGNKVKKEAVTGLQLYMKRKRM; encoded by the coding sequence ATGAACGCAAATGAAGAGTTAATCCAAAAGTTTTATACTGCCTTCCAAAACAAAGATGGACAGACCATGGTGTCCCTTTACCATCCAGAGATTCAATTTGAAGACCCTGCTTTTGGAAAATTATCGGGTAAAGAAGCAGGGGCCATGTGGCTCATGTTACTCGAAAAAAGTCAAAATTTAACCATTCGATTCTCAAATATCAAAGCAAATGATACAGAAGGTTCTGCGAATTGGGAAGCTGATTATAGTTTTAGCAAAACAGGTCGACTCGTTCAAAACAAAATCCAAGCAAAATTTACCTTTAAAGATGGTAAGATCATACAACACAAAGACCAATTTTCTATGTGGAAGTGGTTAGGAATGGCGATGGGACCCGTTGGGTATTTACTCGGTTGGTGGCCAGCACTTGGAAACAAAGTGAAAAAAGAAGCAGTGACTGGTTTACAACTCTATATGAAACGAAAACGTATGTAG